ATTGCGGTGTCGAAAACGGGGCAGTAAGCCCTTCGCAGCAGCCGTTTTTCGGATCAAAGGGCGACCGCATCACGAGGTTGCGCCAGTCCGACCCGACCTGGGGCTCCGACCTGGCCGCGAGTTCACCGCGCATCCGTGATGCAGGTCGGCGCTCCCGAGACTGATATCGGCCCGGCGGCGGCTCGGTTCCGCCCGCGTCGCCCCGGTGTTCAGGAGATCGGCACACCGATCGCGCGCAGGATCGCCTTCTCGATCTCGATCATCCGCGTCGGTGAAAGGCCACCACCAAGCGGTGGTGGTAAGAGGCGCTCGCGGCGCAGCGTGGTGATTTGCTCACACTTCGCCATCGAGGGACGGAGCAGCCCACCTTCACGACTGCGCAGACGCACGTGCGTTGGCGCTTCACGCAGCGTCGTAGAGATCGGCACCACCAGCACATCCGACGCAAAGCGGTTTCGGCTGTCGGGTGAGATCACCAATGCTGGCCGGCGTTTCGCACCCGGTTCGTCGGGAATCCGTACCCAATAAAGGTAACCGCGGCGCGGGAACTGCTCTTCGGGAGTCAATCGCCCCATTCGCGGCGCACGGCTTCGTCACCCAGCGCGGCCC
This genomic window from Candidatus Binatia bacterium contains:
- a CDS encoding type II toxin-antitoxin system PemK/MazF family toxin, encoding MGRLTPEEQFPRRGYLYWVRIPDEPGAKRRPALVISPDSRNRFASDVLVVPISTTLREAPTHVRLRSREGGLLRPSMAKCEQITTLRRERLLPPPLGGGLSPTRMIEIEKAILRAIGVPIS